In Phaseolus vulgaris cultivar G19833 chromosome 3, P. vulgaris v2.0, whole genome shotgun sequence, the sequence ATTTGACCAATGCCAATATGTTCGTCAATGCAACCATTCTTCTTCACTCAAGCTCATACTTGGATTTCCAAACATTGTAAGAGATCAAGTTTGAAAAATGCTTGCAAAACCTTTCTCAACATTATTGTTCATAACATTTCTCACCCctcaatttctttttttaaattgtacatGTAATAATgttagatttttaaaaaaaaaattcaaaaaagtaCAATTATGCTAATTAAAGAcgttcttaaaaaaattaaaagatgcaaaaataatttaaaattatacacTAAGATTATCTTTTAACttacacaaaacagtttttaaattgttttactttttttgtaagaaaataatatttagttcaaaaccaaaatatatttttttaaataaatgttgtTATACACTATTAGGATACAACAAATTTAGATATGAACTGTGACTAACTAACTAAGTTGTTGAATCTGTCCATCTAAATTGATACTATTGCACAAAGTTACATTGATACAATTTTATCATAACCCTCGATAAATGGAAAAATTCAATGAAAAGATTTATAAACAGCAAAAACACTATAATGGTAAgataatgagaaaaaaaaaataagaacccAACAACACATAAGaaattttatacattatttttggATCTATATTCACTTTATTCAGACAATTTGAATTCGATTGTcccttaaattttaaattatctaattacaaaaaacacttatataactaaaacaagacaaaaaaataaacatcATCCAAGAAGCTTTTCAAAGGTAATGAAAACACTCAATTAGCTACAATACACACCAAACACTAATGcacaaatttcaaattcaaattacaagaaaaaacaaagaaatagATCACTTGATCTGTAACAGATTGTATAACAAAACAACTTATAACATGAACAACCTTCTTTGATGAACTTTGAGCAatctttctttaaaaaaaacgaattatataaaattaatcttgaaaaatatttctaaatcaCAACAAaactcttttgatttaaaaattatgaaaattgtaattttaaaaaggataaagctttcttttttgaaatttctaaatataataattaattaatttgttcGTTCATCAatctaaaaaaattcaatatagctttaatcgattatgttttaacttaattgattatttttgaaagattgagttttttttttttctaaaaacctGACATAATTGATTATTCACGATTCATAATTGATTATTGACTATTCTTTCATAATTGGTTATATGTAAAAACAAATATTCATATTTAGctcacataatcgattatccattgttcataatcgattatctatGAAACTAGGTAAAATCCAAGTTTGGTTTAACTTAAGATGAACAATTATAaacttaatataatttattattgttttcagaaagaaagaaagaaaattttaaatataaaaatgttcaAGATTAATTTTGGAGATTAACATTTTGATCATACTAAGATAATGAGGTAATGAGCAATGAAGAGAGGAACCATTAACATGAAGTGCAAACATTATCAAAATCATCATCAAATCAACACACCATACTTTGTCATGCTTTGCTAACACTTCCTCTTATATGCGACCATGCAATGTTTTACATGTAGAGAAACCTAAACAATATGATCACTGGTTAAACATAGAGACATGAACAGTAGGACCACAGGATAAACATAGAGACATGAATAGTAGACTCACTAGATAAACATAAGGCAATACTTTCTATTTCTAGTATTATGCCATTCccaaatatgaaaattttatttgtttacctTCTCACTAGAAAACTACTAACAAGTTATGTAATTAAGGATTTGAAAACCAAAATGTCCTTCTTGCATCATAAAAGCAAGGATTTACAGTCCAAGACACCACTATCACTAGTGGGAACAAGTTAAACTAAACAATTTTGAGTTTAAACTCAAATAAGTGGAACAAAATTCAGGTAATAATATTGGCAGATAGAAAAGTGGATGATTTTGGCAATGCGTGACTCAAAGTGCTAAGACAAACATAGAAGTCTCTCGTGTCAAAATTTAAATCCTGAAACACGTTCGAGAATGAGTTTAATCTTCGAATTGCAGAGGAACTCAACAAACCTCTTTTGAAATGTGAAAATAAGAGTAATAAAACATACAAATTGAATGAGAATCGAAGTAAAATAAGGAGAAtgataacataataataataacaataagaaACTAAAATCTTAATTGATTGTACTATGTTAAAAACTCATATATAATTTTAACCTAAAAATACAAACTTCTAGGAAGATTCTAAGTTATACATGTAGTAGTGAACGAACTTTGATCCAAATTGTAAACTTTAATGATAACTAATTCTCTTTTATCAATAAATTAGTATTTCTGTTTAAATATAGTAAATGTAAAAACCATCTGATAAGAGTATTCCAAAGCTGTAGGAAGTCACCTTAATCCTTGCAATTGTGATGATTAATTACCTTTGATGACTCTCGTCTTTGGTGCTTTTCCACTTACGACACTATCATTTATAAGAAGAGATGTAAAAATGGGCTTCGTATTATTGTTCTAGTGGACCAGtcccaaaaaaatataaaaggatAGGTTAGATCAAATAAAAGAATTTCTGATTTAAATTGGATCATTGTTTTTTACTCTAGTCTATGACCTAAAccgaaatattttttataaaagaaatttttcggtctataatttataaaataaaaattatattagaaaatattatatattaaatcattataactaaaattaaatttaatttcattaatatgacttagttttaaaaaatacatttaaaaattatttaaatataattttttaatggaTGGATAATCTGTGGGATTAAACCAAACAGTTTGTTTTGTCACTTATACTTTAATTCTTATGGTAATTGTGGTAAGGTTTCCTATATATACTCACTTATCAGACATtcaaattctattttataattcacATAAgttattattaacataattggttaaataacaattaagaaataaaatttaataactcAATAATCTCTAATATTATCTTCAGTGTTGCTAGATTATAAGAATATGTCaaatcagaaccaaccattttaaagtttttttttttaaaaatgataaattaacTTGTATAATAAAGTCCAAAAACCTATAGAAAAACCTTCACTTTGCATGGTCCATTGGAAATGTTGTTCTTAGCATTTTGCAAAATTATTTTCCAGGAAAAAAGATATACTTCAGTGCACTCTATATTCTTTATGCCTAAATATGATTAAGAGTCACTAGATGATGCAGAATACACTTCTTATTTTAATCAATTTCACTCATAATAATTTTATGATTCtcaataatttttcttaatacTAAATAGCATATTAGGAATATTCCCATGACACTGGGCAAACTCCTGTCAACCTCTAGTAAGGACTCTTCACCAAATTAGTATATAATGTTTGATAAAATCTGAACACTTTCATATTTGAAGACATTGGTCATAGTAGCCAATTTCAATGAAACAATTATGAATACGGATACTCAAACTTCATGGTAATTCATTTCTTGTGTCCTTTGCTATATTTGCTTttcactattattattttattcatcactAGAGCTGAAAACTAAAGGTGCTTTTTTTTTAGCAAACTGGGAAAAATGACTTAAGAACCTCCAATAAATTCACATTGCCACTCCTAATTGCAAAAATTCCAACCACTCTCCAAAGCTTAGGAACATAAGTTCTGTCAATGATCGATACAAACTCATGTTATAAACTCAGCAACACATCAGCACATTGATAAGAGCGACCAAAACAAATGTCGAAATTTGAGCAAGTAAGCAATCATCAACTAAGTTGCATCCGCATTACTAACATAGCCCGGGGAAAAAAATGACTGGTCCATAGCAAGTGAGATTGATTAATGATTTTGCgtaaataatgttaaaaaaataatctccCTTCATTAGATCGCTGAGAACTTCAGAGAAAGGATAAAGAAAAAGAGCACAACTAACTAGTTAAGGCACCCTAAATTTtcaatttctatttttaaaaaaagttatcgCTTCAGAACTCCAAGCAACAAGGATATTCTTTGTCCAGAGTCTTCATTTAACACTCAACAAAACAGAAGCAGAAGAGATTTGGAAGCCACACCATCTCATACTTGATTAGCCTTATTGATCTCTGGTTTAATGGTCTTATTGTGCCGTATGTTCTCAACCTTTTTATCATCTCCATCTTTAGTATCTCCATTTGAGGAATGATTCTTTAGAACCATTGAAATATCTGCCTCAGAAGCTCCTGCAAGCTTAAAGCGTTCAGTTGCATCATCCAGGTTTTTCTTCCATCCACTCATTCCCAATTTGAATTCGACTTGGGATCTTTCAAATAGCATATTACCCCAGAAGAGGTGAATTTGAGATCTCATGACAGCTGCTTGCTCAGCAGCTTCTTCTGCAGATATATCACCCTGACCTCCAACGGTAGAGGACTCACCTTCAGTAGCACCTCCttgtttctttcttcttctcaatAATTCATCTTTCTTGGTTGCATTTGGGTCCTTTAGCTCTTTTGCTCTCTGCTCCTCTAGTTTCTCCCACATATCTGTTGCTGCTTTCATCTTCTCCTCTGCGCTGTCAAAAAGTTGAAGTGTCTCCTTAGAATCCCAACCAGATAGATCTATCTTCTTAGCAAGTGCAAAAGACCAATGAAGTTTAGCCATTTCAAATTGCTGCTGCCCCAGAGCCAACAGTCCCTCGTAAAAGTCTGATTTGATCGAGAGTGCTTCCTCGTACTTCTCTCTTGCCAAAGAATACTTTTCCTTGACCCATTCATAAGCCACTTGAAGCTGCTCTGCCACTACCTCTTTCCCAGCTGACTCATCCAGAGGGATCCGCTTCCTAGCTGCACACATGTGAACATTACCCCAGTTGAAGAAAGCTAAAGCAGCAACCTCCTGAAACTTTGAAGCAGCCTTGTCAAATAGATCCTGGGCCTCCTCGCTAGTTACTGTCTCCTCGAGTGCCTCAGAACAAAGCTCCATCCCAAGCTCATGCAAGTCAATATGAGCATCAGGATCAATACCAACATGTGAGCGGAAAAGTTGAGCAAACTCAAACAACCAATCATCCATCTCCACTTCTTTGCTTTCAGTATCTCCAGTGGCTCCTGGCTTTTCCTTTGGGGCATCCTTCACTATCTTATCAACCTCACTATCAGGAACTTCAGAGACGGATTCCTCGAGCGAAGAATGAGATCCACTCTCATCTCCCTTGACCCCTTCattctcaactggtttttccacCTCTTCTTCCAATAAAGGTGGCTCCTGCTCTGGACTAACTTCAACAATATGCAGTCTCAGCATTGATACAGAATCACTTTTAACTTCTCCAAGTTCATTGAGGAGATGGTTATCAACACTAGACTCTGCCAGTCTGAGTTCATCAGTAGAGGTTATAGTAACCAGATCACCATCGCAATCCTTATATTTGATCAGAACAGAACTTGACGAAGGAAATCTTTTGCTCACTACATCCCTCAGTACTCTAAAGTTGCAATTGATTGGCATCTGCGAGAGCCTAATGTCATGATCATAAACAAGCTTCAACGGTCTCCACAGAATTGCAGCCTCAGAACGCTGCCCATGAATGGCCGATGACTGGGCCTTGTGGTCATCCTTTCCAGAGTTAGGTGGCTTTGGAGAACCATTCGAAGGCTTCAACACCAGTTTTGGCATGTGGGACTTGCTATCAGAACCATTTTCAGTAGGCAAAGCCGGTTGCGCCTTGCTGTCTAGCTTGTTATTGTTAGGTAACACAACAGATCCAACTGCTGAATTGGCTCCCTTCTTCGCCACAGGACGGGCTGGCAAACATGGCCCCAATCCAGCAATAGGGGCGCCACGGACGGCGGAAGCGCCAAGGGCAGCCGGAGAGGGTCGACTTTGGAGGTCCTGCTGCGCTTCCTGACGCGGCCCCAACGCAGTCCTCAATCTCTGGGCGATCTCCAAAGCATCACGGTTACTAGGATCAGCACCCAACAAGAACTGCACATCCTGCACAGCCATTTCATACTTTCCAACAGCCTCGAAGGCACGGGCCCGGCGAAGAAGGGCCCGGACAAAGCGGGGCTGGACCTGAAGCGCCATGGTGCACTCAGCAATCACAGCTTCATTATCTATGGGCTTCATCTGCAGCAAACACGCCGCCCTGTTGCTGTGGAAAACGGCTCTTTCAGGGTGCGTTTTGGGGGTTAAACGAAGAGCACTCTCGTACTGTTCAAGAGCACCCGCGTAGTCCTTATTTTGGAACCTCCTATTCCCTTCCTCTTTCATCTCATTCGCCTTCTTCAAAAATATCGACGAATCCAACAACTCCGACCCACCGTTAGCCGTTGGGACACCCACACCTGAGCCCGAATTATCAACCACACCTTGGTTTGGGTTCGAACCACCCTTCTTTTTTCTACCCCCTGATTTCCCCATGTTATTGCCCTTCCTATGCGTCATTATTAACTCAAATTCAAATCAACACAAACTAGAACCATCTTTGCAATGAATCTAAAGGCCAAATTAACAGAGAGATAGGAGAATTAGGAGTTAACTCTTACCCGTGAGAAGCCGCACGAAACGAAAACTGGGCCAAAAAATGGATAACCCGCGTCAGTAGAAAActgtagaagaagaaaaagaagatagcGTGTgacaatgaataaataaaaaaaggtgGTATGGTAGCTTAGTTTTGTTAGTTCAATggtatttgttgggttttgaGAACTCGGCGTGCGTCTGAAACCCTAGAAATTTTAGTTCCTTATCACATGTACGTTCACTGTTCCTTCCTTATTCTCAACCCTATGATCTGATGAATCTCTTGTTGACCTTAGTAGGGTTTAGAGGTATTTTCGTAAATAAAAGAAGGAGGAGGGGTAATTGTGTCCAGTGGTATTCACAGGTTAGGGTTTATATCCAATTGACCACTCTATAAATTGCACCTAAGATTCACTCTTTTCTTCAATCTACATAATATGGTGTAGACGGCGGAGGACAACCGGGTTAGATGAATAAGATTGTCATAGCTGTTTCTATTACTATGATGAATGATAATTGTTTAAATTTctggtttttgtttttttatttcatggAAAACAAAATCCTCGATGTGTTTCTACGAGAATGAAGAGATTAGTGACAGTATCTCTGCCATTTTTTGAACATTGAGGTATAAAAATGGGCGAGTCATCGTTTCGGTCGCCCTTTCTGTGATTGGCGAATCGATTGTTCCTCGTCTACAtccttttttctattatttttattttcagttcGTTTTCCTTTTTCCTATTTAGTGTTTTTTTGCATTTTGGTGAATGCTTTGATTCAAAAAGGCGTTATTGTTCTTATCAAATTCAAAAAGATGCAGACCTGTATAGAAGCACATTTTGTTTTGTTGGATTTGACTGTGATAGAGATGATTGTTTGATTGGCAActatcatcatcattttcaCATCTGGACAAATTGGGGAAAAATAACAAGTGAgttatttaatcaattaattatttacataaatCATTATATTTCATTCActttttctctttgtatttttctggTTCTATAAGATAATTTCTTGGGGTCATGAGATGCGAAACCAAATGAAACAGTAAATTTTGGATACTACATCATAAGATAATTTGGTGGAGAAGTATAAATCACGAAGTTTAAGATCTCATGAAAAACCCTACTGATCCTGCTTTAAGTTACGGTGGGGAAAGAAACTAAACTTCACTTCATCATGGAAATACTCCATGGGAGGAAGCCGCAACTTTCTAGAAACTGatatttgtttctatttcattGAGCATGAAAATGGCAGTTGTTGTTGCTTCAAATAGGATATGTCAAATAATTCGATGAACCTCTGGTCTGACACCCTAGCTTTGGCACCTGCAAATCTTTGGTACTCGTCAAAAACAGATGATAGACACCACCTCTGCAATCTTCTTATGCATCCCACAAGGCAACCAGTGCGGTGCTGATCATGGTAAATCACTGAACAATTTGAgattaataattcaaaatattaatgaaaataaatttttgaagaaCAAATTGATAGTGCAAACCTTTCCTCGTTTACAATGAATTATAAGAGGATGGTTTTTAACATCTGGAGACAGAAAATCAAGCACCAATTAGATCGGTATTTCAGTGAAAATGCTGAAGCTGTATTAATAGTGAAGTTCGAGATTTTTAAATACCGAGGGCTACTTTCAAAGCTTCCCGAATTGTATTGTTTGGGATGTTGACAAAGGGTTCCTGCCCACGGAGTTTCAGGCATGAGAAGGCAATTAATGGGAAAAGGGATTGCTTCAATTTTGAGATAACCTCATTTTCAGATAAAGACAGATTTCAAATggaaaatagtaataataattatccGGCAAGCATATGAGGCACCTTCAAACTCCAACTAAAGCTTAATTTCAAAGGAAAAAATGAGAGTCTGCACTAGACAGGGTAAGATACAAGATTGGTGACTACTTTTGACTACTTAAAGAACGTCA encodes:
- the LOC137806740 gene encoding protein CLMP1, with amino-acid sequence MGKSGGRKKKGGSNPNQGVVDNSGSGVGVPTANGGSELLDSSIFLKKANEMKEEGNRRFQNKDYAGALEQYESALRLTPKTHPERAVFHSNRAACLLQMKPIDNEAVIAECTMALQVQPRFVRALLRRARAFEAVGKYEMAVQDVQFLLGADPSNRDALEIAQRLRTALGPRQEAQQDLQSRPSPAALGASAVRGAPIAGLGPCLPARPVAKKGANSAVGSVVLPNNNKLDSKAQPALPTENGSDSKSHMPKLVLKPSNGSPKPPNSGKDDHKAQSSAIHGQRSEAAILWRPLKLVYDHDIRLSQMPINCNFRVLRDVVSKRFPSSSSVLIKYKDCDGDLVTITSTDELRLAESSVDNHLLNELGEVKSDSVSMLRLHIVEVSPEQEPPLLEEEVEKPVENEGVKGDESGSHSSLEESVSEVPDSEVDKIVKDAPKEKPGATGDTESKEVEMDDWLFEFAQLFRSHVGIDPDAHIDLHELGMELCSEALEETVTSEEAQDLFDKAASKFQEVAALAFFNWGNVHMCAARKRIPLDESAGKEVVAEQLQVAYEWVKEKYSLAREKYEEALSIKSDFYEGLLALGQQQFEMAKLHWSFALAKKIDLSGWDSKETLQLFDSAEEKMKAATDMWEKLEEQRAKELKDPNATKKDELLRRRKKQGGATEGESSTVGGQGDISAEEAAEQAAVMRSQIHLFWGNMLFERSQVEFKLGMSGWKKNLDDATERFKLAGASEADISMVLKNHSSNGDTKDGDDKKVENIRHNKTIKPEINKANQV